The Caloenas nicobarica isolate bCalNic1 chromosome Z, bCalNic1.hap1, whole genome shotgun sequence region TTATTGAACTACAGGGAAAGCTGCTTGTTTGataaaaaatgattaaaattaaattgggTAAATTTATGTCCCATGAACAGTTTCTTAAAAGTGAGTATAGGTATTTTAATTGAAACAGACTTCAACCTAGTAATGTGGAACAGTAAGGATTATGATGTCACTGCCTACAATAGTGAATGTCACAGGCTTTTTTTGCCTTGACATGAAAATCACCTCTTTCTTAGTGCTCCAAGTATTTGTTGCCTAAAATTACCAAAATTCTAATGGTTTGAAAGCTTCAGCCTAGAGCAAACTGACAGCTGTGCTTTATGGGATGATCCTGCTCACACAAACTCATGGAAAATTCTGCATTATTTCAGTGGTATGATCTTCAGAGGCATTTTTGAATCAGAACAATTCTCGGAAAATAATATGCTGGAGTAATACCAAGAAATCACTTTTTGAAACCAATGAGTTGATCTAGATATCAACACAAAACCTGTGCAGCTACTgctaattttccttttgttctaaTTCAACAGTTTCATATATCAAGAAATTGCTACCAGTATTTAAAATCTGCATATGTTTCCAAATCAAGACGATGTAAAGACATAACCTGGAATTTAAGAACTGCCACCCACCTGCTTCCCCCAAGCAAAACTAAATTGAATGTTCACTCAGTAGTGTAAGACTTGACAGCATAAGAACTGAAAAGGTATGAGAATATGGTTTCCTACAGTGACGTTTTCTCATGGTTAGACAACAACGGGAAAAAAGTCTGTCAGATCAGTGAGCTGAACTGACACCCtgtggcagcagaggaggaagcagcaggactgCCCCGCCACCAGCAGTCTGCCATTACACCGGGTACCTACCCCAGCGGCAGGGTGCTGTTTCACACAGCACTCTCAACACTTAACAGCACGTCACCCTTAAAGCTGGTCCTGCTCACCACCCTATGACTGCTGGCAAAGCTGTGACCTTTAGTCGACTTCTGGAACTCTCTGAAAACCCTTAATCCCACTCAGTGCAGTAACAACAGGCACTGCAGTCTGGACCTGCAGAATGTCAGTGAAGCCACACAACGAATGCAGGATCCAAGTAAGTAGAGTGTGGCTGTGCTGAAGCGTGGGACAGAGGCTTAGTCACAGCTAGAGAGTAACAGCAATAGAGACAAAAAGCACAGCGCTAACAGTGTTCAATGTGCTTAAGCCTTTCTCTTGTCTGAGCCCATGCTTCACTTGTCAGTGAACCTTATCACCTCATTCTGCCTCAATCTTTCCAAGCATTTCAAAAATTCAAGGGTATGAAGGTAAGCACATAAAAATCAACTGCGCAGAGGACACTTCTCCacaaatttgattttttccagcatttacTTGCATGGCTGCTACAGCACTTTTAAGCCTCCTCTGCCCTGCTTTAACGAGAAGTATCCAGGGAGCTCTCCCCTCAACTATCAGCTCCCTTTCTGGTGGTTtgccacaaaaaaataaaggaagaattaAAGAACTGTAGAATACAGTGATGTACTTTACCTGAGTATTTGCACCAGCAAGTGCCTGCAACATCTGCTGGACAAACTGCTGGTGAACAGGTTCGGCAGTTCCTGATGCTGGACTTGTATTTTCACTGGGAACAGAACTTGGTATAGTGGACCCTGTTGGAGCTCCAGTGCTTCCCAATCCACCTAAACCAGGATTGAATCTGcataaatgacagaaaaataaatacaccacTTAAACAATAAATATTAGCTTGTCTCTCCTCATTTATTTAATTACTGAGTGAAAATCCTGTCAACAAGTAGGTGACAATTTAACTGAAGTACTAAGACAAAGACCAGAGTCATCCCTGTTTAAAAGTACATGGCAGGCAAAAATGGAACGGATTCTAAAACAAATTTACTTGAACtaaaaaaggcaggaggaagagtCTTTTAATAAAACCTGTGTAAATCCCTATGTGCAGAAAGAATGACAACATAACACAAGAGAAAAGTTATTGTCTAAATTTGTAAGACCAATTCTTACCCTGGTATAAGGCCCGGTGCTTCTGTTGCTAGTGTTTGCAAGCCCTGCTGAATCTGCAGCAAAGCCTGCATTGCTCTAGGGTTTGACATAGCTGATAATGTGTCAGGATTCTGCATCtatgaaaaggagagaaactcTTAATCATATGCAGATGTTCAAAGTTAATATTTACCACTAGATGTTTAATAGAGTCCAACAATTTCAGAACTTGTTTTTCAAGTTTATCTTCGAATATTTACATTAAATCCTTtaggtttgtgttttgtttcccccctcccccccccaagTTTTATAGAAAGTGATCAATGAACTCTCTAGGTGTGGACAAAGCTTTTCAAATAAGCAGCACacaggaagaatatttttcattacctCTTCTAGCAGATTGCATCATCTTTCAAAGCATGGGACCATATTAGTCCAACATCATTCTAGAATTAATCTCCTATATCATACTACTGGTGAGAAACAACACTGAACACAATAAAACTTGGCCAATAGATACCTAAGAAAAAGTTatacaatatttctttttcataactCAATTCAGATCACATCAGTTTGAGCATGACTATTTGCACATGTCTTCATGTCTGTAGTGCCCTCACaccacacagaaacacaaatacACTGCAAAACATACTAGCAAGCAAACTTACAATATTCAAAGGCTCTCATTCTACTGTGAGTTCAATTAAAAACTGGCTTTCACTGGCTCCACAGATAATTTAAAAGGCAAACCCTTTTCATTTCTGAGATTACAgacccaaaaccaaaactaatgGCCTATGCTCACCTCTGCTTAGATGTCACAGCTAAGTAAAAATCATGTGTTTCAGTCACAACACAGTCTTGGTAGCAAGACCTACTTCAAATAGCGGACAGGCTTAATGTATCTTAGCAGACTTCACTGGGCAACTAGACCATATTCCTTCtgctgcaaaaacattttttattcacacagaaacacacagagcaGAATTGCAGAATAGGAAATGAAGAACTCCAGTCTGGAATACAGGTGCATAACGAGACTTAAGCATGGCAAGTTATTAATACTCTCCATTTATCTCTTggatttttatctttctgatACCTAAAAGTCAGAGAATAACTAAATATATAGCTGGCAAAGCTTACCCagattttaaagaggaaaacattttgggTTCTCCAAAGAAAGCTACTCCAATTACTTTAAGCAAACATTTAAATCACAACTTACTGTCTGATATTTGGAGCTGTTTTACAGAAATGACGGCCCAACAATTCTCAGAGCACTTAGGTGACCTGGATCTTGTCTCTATTAATGTTATTAATTCCAGTTGTTAAGCAGCAGCAATCCTTGTTAAGACTTGTGTAAAAGCTGCAGATGCAGTCGCTCACAGATGAGTTTTCCTAGCTCTGCTGGGCAATTGCCATTTATTGCAAAAGATGCTTTCCAGTATGTAGAAGAACATGAAACAGTTTCTGCCACTCAAGCCCATAATACACATGCCAGTAGATAAGCAGGGAAGTATAAGTTGCAATATTGTCAACATTCTGAGAATACCCTAACTGGGTATTCCGCCACTTCAcctgctgatgctgctgatCATCTGACCTAACATAGTGAATACAATGGAGAACTAGCTGTGGAGGTAAACCCCAAGGTGAAACTGACAGAGACAcccaaaggaaacaaattattCCCTAATGTGCCTTCATTAATTACCATTTATTCACAGATTTCAAAACACACATGCTCTTCAGATATTACTGAGTCATCACAAAGAAGTGGGATTATGAAACACTACAGCTATTCATGTGCTTGAATTGATTTAAACAGTTTCTTCTGAATACTGAACTTGCTTCTTTAACTCATGTATGTGTTAATTATTTTACTCAAAACCGCCTGTGCGCAATCAGATCTTGGCAACACATATTTAGTCTGATTTGCAGGGACTGCCTAATTATGGAACTCAGGCACTAGATTAAGTTTTCagtttgtaaaaaaatttttaaaaataaaaataaaaaatcttgcTTGCTCCTGTATAGGGAAGCCAGTACTACTGTACACTGCAGCAGCTAGAATCAAACAGATacctgggctgcaagcacagtGTTGTTTGGAGGGGAAGATGGTGGTAGAGCAATCTTTACAGGCAAAAAAACTTCAGAAGTCACTTCTTCTGAATTAATGACTTGGGTCTTTCAGGGGATGCTGTTAAGATCTGCTTACCCAAATACTTAAGGCACATCTGAAGAGGTACGAGAAAAGCATAGCAAGATAGTGGGAAAAGTACTAatctttttatttgcaaaacaaatcaCGTCACAAACAGGTGATCTCTGACTGGTGCACAGCAAGACAACTATTTCttctaaacaaataaatgagcAAATCTAGGCAGTTGTGCTAGCAACGTTTAAAAACACCCACTAAAAGTCAGGTTAACTTTTCGAAAGGAATAGAGACACGAAGCAAGAACTTATTAGCAAGAGACAACCTAACCTGTTGTCTAAAgctaatgaaaatatattacaaaatcTAGCTTTTAGCCAAATCAAAGAAAGCATcaatttattgaaaatattggTCATTGACTTGCACACTTTTATTAACAGCTAGTATTTAATCTTACTTGCTGAAGGAAAGTAGGAAGTTGTTGTCTCATTTGTTCCTGAAGTTGAGGATTTCCAGCAAATAAAGGATTATTCAACATCATCTAttagacaaaaatatttaacttcaaaGATCATGCAGTAAAAATCATAGAGGCTTTTAAGACAACTTCTTACACAGTAATAATCTATGAAAATAGACTGacagaataataataatctaTCTCTTTTGCCAAAACTTGTTATGAACCACCAACCTGAACACATTGCAGggattatttttactttttaaagggggggcaggggctgttattgttggtttggttttgtttggttagggtttttttgtcttttaagtgAATGAATTGCCAGATACCTGCAAAGACAATCTCGTTTATGTTACAAGAAAGTCCTTTTCTGCTCAGCATCCACTACAGATCTAAGTGATAGTTTCCCCAGGAGTATCACCTGAAGTCAGGGATATTTTCCCAGTGAGTATTTAATACAGAAAAGATAACATCATTTTAATCTCAGTTCAGGATTTGACTTTGGATATTACTACTTCAAGTAACATTTGAAAGCACTTCTACGATACCATTCATAGAACAGCATCTGCACTTTTACAGTTAGTCACAAAAGAAGTTAAAACCAGAATAATGCCTAGATTGGGCACCACCTCCCCACCCTTCACTTCTCTCCTCCCAGGCTACTAGGGTATTTATTTACTGGAAGATCTACCTTAATTTACaaccaaaacatattttgtaTAACTAATTCGTTCTTATGCTGAGTCACAAGTTTAGGGCTGtagaaaacatacaaaaactTACAAGTTATTTTAGAAGCATACCTGGCATGATGGCCAAATACAAACTGAAGCAGCTCACTACAACAAATTGTTAAATTTAAGTAGCTAATAATTTCAGTGAGTTAGGCATTAACATTAAAAACTGGGCCATTCACTACAAACGACTTGAGATGTTCGCACAAGTGAAAATTTAACTGTATCATACATtgaacttttgtttctttgcttcattGCATATATTACTACACCAAATGCATTTACCTGCACTGCAAGATCAGGATTCTGGCTTAATGACTGCATCATGCTTCTCATATAGGGTGCAGACAACATGTTCTGCATAAGTTGTGGGTTCTCTGTTATCTGCTGTAATAAGCTCTGCATGCCTGGTGTATTGAACATACCAgcttaaaaaaagtaaaaggtcAGTTTAATAAACATGCTTACTATCATGACACGAATTAGACTACATAAACCCAAGGTGTAACCACTTCATTTCTAAGAGTTTTAtccctttaaataaaattcaatgTGGTTCTGCTTACATAGATGCATCTACCTTAAAAGTTAAGACAGAGGTTGTATCCAAACAAGCAGTCCCACAAAGTATCTACATTATTAGCTGTCTTCACATTTGCCTCCAAACAGGAAAGATACTATCATTCATTCGAAGATTCTCTACCTTTGTTATTTTAAGGCAGCACACAAGTACTGTTTTCATTCATAGTTTacttttcaagtttttttttctacagaggACTTTGATACTAGTCAAATGCTCTACGTAAGTTAATATAATAGCAATAAAAACATGGAATCAAAAACTCGTTCTAATGAAAGAATCATTTCAGCAAACTCCCAAGTACATGTAAATATATACAATTGCAACAATAAACACACCTCCTAGTCCAGGTCCCAAATTTGGTGCTGTTGAGCTCTGTCCCGTACTGTCAGAGGCGCTATTTCCAGCACTACTACTGTTACCGCTCTCACCAGTGGTGCTGGTGCTTGTTGTGGAAGTCTGCGAGCTGGACTGAGGAGCCCAGGGATTTGGTAGAGGATCTCTATTTTCTGTACGAGATGGCTGACTGTCCCCTCCTGTTGATGCATTGCTTACTAAAGAAGCAAATGGGTTACCTCCAAActacagaggaaggaaaaacaatgtCTCAACTACTAAAGCAAATAGTTTTTAAGTCTCCTATAAACATCAAGTTACCCTTCCAAAATTACTCATGAAGATAAATGTTGATATCAGTTATACTCACCATCCTACAGTAATTTATTgtaaatattctgaaaagatGCCAACACTGAGAAATACAAGCACctccaaaaaaattaaatcacatCTCTTTTCAAAAGCACTATTGCTACTACACTGGTACTTTGATCACAGTAAGATCATACTGGTTTCCAActtaaaagccttttcttcccATGTTAAGTTCCAAGTTACTAAACACGCCCTTAAAATTCTGAGATCCAGGAAAAATTAAGGCAAACAATTAAAGGAATTCAAAtttaagtaaaacagaaaatcatCAGCTTCTCAAACACACAAAGTGatatctgtatttctttaagCTTAGAAGAgcacagaatttttaaagatCTTTCCTCTCAAGAGCAAGAGGCCACATAGTGACTTTAAGCTACAATACGAGTTTTGTCAAGTACACATTTGGAAACGTACATTACTtacatgcttttttaaaaaaaatatttactttcagtGGAATTTCCAATCTTTTCTCACCTGTTCCTGTGCTGCATTCAACATTGGCTCCTGAATATCTGTATACATACGGCGCAAGGCATTGTATCCCCCTGGTATACTTTCAAGGTTGCTCAAGGCTCGGTCTTGGTTTCGCATCATTTCCTGCATCATTGCAGGGTTTCTAGCAAGTTCAAGTGTCTAGGGAAGTGAAACATTTAATCTGTATTAATAAGAAATCCATTCTGAAGTGAAAACATCAGCATTTGGCATTATCTCGGTTCCCACTGTCTAACCCAGTTCCAAATTATGACTTAAGTCAAATCAAGATGTCAGCTTAGTGGGAGTCAACTGAATTAGATATTTAGCCAGCGTTCTACAACTGTCACTATGCTGGCTGGGTCAGGAAGCACTGCCtaaacagaggaaaaacctCAAACGAACTattctttcttcatcttttcaACACAATATACTCCTATCATTTTTAACATAATTACAACAGACAGTCTATAATAtgaactttaaaagaaatacctATATTTTCTTGATACCTTCTGCCACACAGCATATGTGACATATcatctaattttaaaagcactcaGAAGTACCtacagttaaataaaattaagatgtGTAGTATTTTGGATTATTATTACTTTCTGTAAACTCATTGTTGGCTAAACAACAGAAGGCTTCAAGTACACACAGGGATATCCAGCTCTAACCTCAGATGGGATTACACAGTCTTCAATGTCTTTCAAAACTATACTGCAGATTTTCTGAATTATCAGTCTATTTTGGACATTAACAACGAGAAATACAAACATCAGTTGCCTACAAGCAACCTTTTACGGATTTTCTAACAAGCCTAAAATACTTCAAAGATGTTAAAGCACTCAACTAAGCATGTCAAATTTCTGCTCTGTTGTTCACAGTTACAGTATAATTGAAGGTCATGAACTTAGAGTTCTTTCTACATTACCTGTCTCATTATATCTGGATTATTCAGCATGTGGCTGATTTCTGGATTTCTTTGTATCAGTTGCTGCATTTGAGGATTAGCCATAATTAACTGCCTCATCAGGTCAGGATTTGAAAGCATGCTCTGAACAAATGGATTTTCCATTATCTGAACCATCATTTCTGGGTTGGACATAAGTTGCCGTTGCATCTGACTTTGCAATTCTGAAAAGTTTGATGTATTTAAGCCCAGGCTACTCAGACCTGCCAAACCTCCGAGGCCACCTTTAAGGggatgaaaaaatataattgaacTTTCAGCTTCTAGTATACATCTAAACACatccaaattatttcaaaatacaaagtaaCTGAACATATCCCACACttcaaaacaatgaaaactCCACCTTTGCAAGGCTGCTAAGGAGTTACCCACTAAGAGTTTGCTTCTTTAAATAACAAGATACATAACTAAAAATCCAACAAACTGCATCTGAAATATAACTTGATACAATTCTAATAGTTTTTCTCTCATTTGCCACAGCTAAGATATGAGGAATGTTTGAGTTTTTGGACCTTAGGTTCTGCCCACCCCCAACACTTTCCAAAGCATTTATCGATCTCCTCTTGGTTTGACTATAGCCAAGAGAGATCTCTCAATGTGACTCATATTCCCTATTCTAATTAATATTAGAGCTGCTCTTCTTACTAAGGCATCAAGAACTAATAATGCCTTGAACTTGCTTCCTCTGCTGAGCCCAAACAAAAATTTTCAGAAGGTACTAGTCAGTCTGAAGAACTGTTTACACCTAAAAAAGCAATTGCTTACTATGGTTAGCTTTCCAATTCTacctctcccccaccccatgAAAGCAAATGAGATGAAGAACAATGAACCAGTAACTCCACTGTGATTATGGAAATAGATAGTATTTTTAAGTCAACGGATTGCAACCTATTTattcataaaagagaaaatagataATGCTATCAGACTTGGAGCTTCAGAAATACTGAATTGTAAGATTAGCAGCAATTTTATTACTTCTATTCCAGATCTTGGCTTCATGTTACAGGTCCAACTTCATCAATACTTTGCTCACAGCAATTCAGATGCACTTTTAAGAGCACAAGGACACTGGAAGGAGTTTCATCACCCATAGTGCCAGGATATATCATCAGTGGCACCTTACTACTGAAGGCAGAACAGCACAAGTCTGAAGTTCTGCATATAAAATTAAGGAAACAACTGATAAACTACTGATCTTCTACAACCAATACCACAGATATCTGTAACCAGTTTTTTTGGGTGGTGTGGTtgtaggctttttttgttgggtttttgtttgtttggggtttttttgtgtgtgtgtgtcttgggttttttgttgttgtttttttaaataagttctGTCTACATTAGAATAAAGCTTCAGGGACAATTACCTGAATCCAAGGGAAGACACCCACCATGCTACCTAACAAATATCCTTACCCAAGCCAAAAGGGTTACTATTTGTTGAAGCTGGTGTTGAGGTACTACTGCTTGATGTTGAGGTGGTAGCAGTACTCCCAGTGGTGCTCGTTTGTTGAGCAGCATGGTCTTGTGATCTAAAGAAGCAAGTTTAAAAAGTTAGTTTAAATAATGCCATTAAAGACACGAATAGTGTCATACTTGAGAAtcttaatttgcattttatttctcaaaaatcaCACTTATTATCTCTAGATGGCTTCctgtaacaacaaaaacaaataaacaaaaccaccaccaacaaaatgtttctcagaCATCTGTATTATCATCGTTTTTTCAGAATAGTAGTTTGAAACTTTAAAAGGATGGACACCACTGCAGCTATTACTGCCTTCTTGCACTACCCCTGTGATGACCACCAATGAATTGTTTCCTCTGTCTTTACCTTAAGGATCCTTGCCTTGTTCCACTGTACTCCAATACTACTGATTACATGCCCAGGgcttaaagaaataaagcctAGCAAGATTTAATGACAGATTTATTTCATCCGCATCTTTAATAGGATGCCTTACTGAATGTGAAATTCAGTTAATGTCTTACAAATATCAGAATCTCAATAACCTTTAAGATTTCAAGAACAGGGCAAAAACATAGTTACACAAAGTTAAAACCAGTATTATTGAGATCAAAAAGCTAAGCCTGTGTAAAACTAACCTGGTCTCTATTCAAACGAAAAGACACTAGTTTGAAGCCCAAATCAGTTCTCCAGTCTCGTCCAACAATCAATATCATAAATG contains the following coding sequences:
- the UBQLN1 gene encoding ubiquilin-1 isoform X2, giving the protein MSESAEGPTGDRSPPDPPAQGAGSAAEPRIIKVTVKTPKEKEEFAVSETSSIRQFKEEISKRFKSHTDQLVLIFAGKILKDQDTLSQHGIHDGLTVHLVIKTQNRSQDHAAQQTSTTGSTATTSTSSSSTSTPASTNSNPFGLGGLGGLAGLSSLGLNTSNFSELQSQMQRQLMSNPEMMVQIMENPFVQSMLSNPDLMRQLIMANPQMQQLIQRNPEISHMLNNPDIMRQTLELARNPAMMQEMMRNQDRALSNLESIPGGYNALRRMYTDIQEPMLNAAQEQFGGNPFASLVSNASTGGDSQPSRTENRDPLPNPWAPQSSSQTSTTSTSTTGESGNSSSAGNSASDSTGQSSTAPNLGPGLGAGMFNTPGMQSLLQQITENPQLMQNMLSAPYMRSMMQSLSQNPDLAVQMMLNNPLFAGNPQLQEQMRQQLPTFLQQMQNPDTLSAMSNPRAMQALLQIQQGLQTLATEAPGLIPGFNPGLGGLGSTGAPTGSTIPSSVPSENTSPASGTAEPVHQQFVQQMLQALAGANTQQLQNPEVRFQQQLEQLSAMGFLNREANLQALIATGGDINAAIERLLGSQPS
- the UBQLN1 gene encoding ubiquilin-1 isoform X1, producing MSESAEGPTGDRSPPDPPAQGAGSAAEPRIIKVTVKTPKEKEEFAVSETSSIRQFKEEISKRFKSHTDQLVLIFAGKILKDQDTLSQHGIHDGLTVHLVIKTQNRSQDHAAQQTSTTGSTATTSTSSSSTSTPASTNSNPFGLGGLGGLAGLSSLGLNTSNFSELQSQMQRQLMSNPEMMVQIMENPFVQSMLSNPDLMRQLIMANPQMQQLIQRNPEISHMLNNPDIMRQTLELARNPAMMQEMMRNQDRALSNLESIPGGYNALRRMYTDIQEPMLNAAQEQFGGNPFASLVSNASTGGDSQPSRTENRDPLPNPWAPQSSSQTSTTSTSTTGESGNSSSAGNSASDSTGQSSTAPNLGPGLGAGMFNTPGMQSLLQQITENPQLMQNMLSAPYMRSMMQSLSQNPDLAVQMMLNNPLFAGNPQLQEQMRQQLPTFLQQMQNPDTLSAMSNPRAMQALLQIQQGLQTLATEAPGLIPGFNPGLGGLGSTGAPTGSTIPSSVPSENTSPASGTAEPVHQQFVQQMLQALAGANTQLQNPEVRFQQQLEQLSAMGFLNREANLQALIATGGDINAAIERLLGSQPS